The proteins below are encoded in one region of Micromonospora sp. DSM 45708:
- a CDS encoding DUF4190 domain-containing protein: MSYPPPPGGWHDPSAGPQSSPPVDPYAPEDPYAVGKSPYAPPPGDPYAAAGYPPAGYPPPGTYPPPGAYPGYAPASRTNTLAIVALVLSLVGFTSCITAPIGAIMGHVAQRQIRETGEQGEGMAKAAIIVGWILTALLVAGIIFYIVMIAIAINADSSSSSY, from the coding sequence TATCCCCCACCGCCCGGTGGCTGGCACGACCCCTCGGCCGGGCCGCAGTCGAGCCCACCTGTCGACCCCTACGCGCCCGAGGATCCGTACGCGGTCGGGAAGTCGCCCTACGCGCCCCCGCCCGGCGACCCGTACGCGGCGGCCGGCTACCCGCCGGCCGGGTATCCGCCGCCCGGGACGTACCCGCCGCCCGGCGCGTACCCCGGCTACGCGCCGGCGAGCCGGACGAACACGCTGGCCATCGTGGCGCTGGTGCTCTCGCTGGTGGGCTTCACCTCCTGCATCACCGCGCCGATCGGCGCGATCATGGGGCACGTGGCCCAGCGGCAGATCCGGGAGACCGGTGAACAGGGCGAGGGCATGGCGAAGGCGGCCATCATCGTCGGCTGGATCCTCACCGCCCTGCTGGTCGCCGGCATCATCTTCTACATCGTGATGATCGCGATCGCCATCAACGCGGACAGCTCCAGCAGCAGCTACTGA
- a CDS encoding HpcH/HpaI aldolase/citrate lyase family protein, translating into MVAVGRPRRSCLAVPGSSVKMLGKAQGLPADQVFLDLEDAVAPLAKPDARKNIVAALNEGDWAGKTRVVRVNDLTTPWTYRDVIEVVEGAGANLDCIMLPKAQNAEQVHWLDLLLTQIEKTLGLEVGRIGIEAQIENAAGLVNVDAIAAASPRVETIIFGPADFMASINMKSLVVGALIPDYPGDPYHYILMRILMAARMHDKQAIDGPFLQIRDTDAFREVAKRSAALGFDGKWVLHPGQIDAANEVYSPAQADYDHAELILDAYDYYTSEAGGKLGAVMLGDEMIDEASRKMALVIAAKGRAAGMTRTSSFTPPSA; encoded by the coding sequence ATGGTCGCTGTCGGTCGCCCCCGCCGGTCCTGCCTGGCGGTACCCGGGTCCAGCGTCAAGATGCTCGGCAAGGCCCAGGGCCTCCCCGCCGACCAGGTCTTCCTGGATCTGGAGGACGCGGTCGCCCCGCTGGCCAAGCCGGACGCGCGCAAGAACATCGTGGCCGCGCTGAACGAGGGGGACTGGGCCGGCAAGACCCGCGTGGTCCGGGTGAACGACCTGACCACGCCGTGGACCTACCGGGACGTCATCGAGGTGGTCGAGGGCGCCGGGGCGAACCTGGACTGCATCATGCTGCCGAAGGCGCAGAACGCCGAGCAGGTGCACTGGCTGGACCTGCTGCTCACCCAGATCGAGAAGACGCTCGGCCTGGAGGTCGGCCGGATCGGCATCGAGGCGCAGATCGAGAACGCCGCCGGGCTGGTCAACGTGGACGCCATCGCCGCCGCCTCGCCCCGGGTCGAGACGATCATCTTCGGCCCGGCCGACTTCATGGCCTCGATCAACATGAAGTCGCTGGTGGTCGGCGCGCTGATCCCGGACTACCCGGGCGATCCCTACCACTACATCCTGATGCGCATCCTGATGGCCGCCCGGATGCACGACAAGCAGGCCATCGACGGCCCGTTCCTCCAGATCCGCGACACCGACGCGTTCCGCGAGGTGGCGAAGCGCTCGGCCGCGCTGGGCTTCGACGGCAAGTGGGTGCTGCACCCGGGCCAGATCGACGCCGCGAACGAGGTCTACTCGCCGGCGCAGGCCGACTACGACCACGCCGAGCTGATCCTCGACGCGTACGACTACTACACGTCCGAGGCGGGCGGGAAGCTGGGCGCGGTGATGCTCGGCGACGAGATGATCGACGAGGCGTCCCGCAAGATGGCGCTGGTGATCGCCGCCAAGGGCCGGGCCGCCGGGATGACGCGTACCTCCTCGTTCACCCCGCCCTCGGCGTGA
- a CDS encoding SDR family NAD(P)-dependent oxidoreductase: MEDLTERRIVVLTGASSGIGLAAAVALARRGDQVVLVGRDPARLRAAGERVRESSGEQPELFRSDFAVLDDVRGLAERLRANYDRIDVLANNAGAIVLEPVTTVDGFELSMQANHLAPFLLSNLLADRVRRMVVTASNAHRSGVLDPDDLNAALRHYRPFRAYGTSKQANILFTAEAARRWPRVRAYAFHPGVVSTRFGNESRVVALGMRLLPFRTPEKGAETLVWLAGQDPSRLTDGGYYADRRPHRPRPKAADPALAARLWTASVEAVGLAG; the protein is encoded by the coding sequence GTGGAAGATCTCACTGAGCGTCGGATCGTGGTGCTGACCGGCGCCAGTTCGGGCATCGGGCTGGCCGCCGCCGTCGCGCTGGCCCGCCGCGGTGACCAGGTGGTGCTGGTCGGCCGGGACCCGGCCCGGCTGCGCGCCGCCGGGGAGCGGGTGCGCGAGTCCAGCGGCGAGCAGCCGGAGCTGTTCCGCTCCGACTTCGCCGTGCTCGACGACGTACGCGGGCTCGCCGAGCGGCTGCGCGCGAACTACGACCGGATCGACGTGCTGGCCAACAACGCCGGCGCGATCGTGCTCGAACCGGTCACCACGGTCGACGGGTTCGAGCTGAGCATGCAGGCCAACCACCTCGCCCCGTTCCTGCTCAGCAACCTGCTGGCCGACCGGGTGCGCCGGATGGTGGTGACCGCCTCCAACGCGCACCGCAGCGGCGTGCTCGACCCGGACGACCTCAACGCCGCGCTGCGCCACTACCGGCCGTTCCGCGCGTACGGCACCAGCAAGCAGGCGAACATCCTGTTCACCGCCGAGGCGGCCCGCCGCTGGCCGCGGGTGCGGGCGTACGCGTTCCACCCCGGCGTGGTCAGCACCCGGTTCGGCAACGAGAGCCGGGTGGTGGCGCTCGGCATGCGGCTGCTGCCGTTCCGCACCCCGGAGAAGGGCGCGGAAACGCTTGTCTGGCTCGCCGGCCAGGACCCGTCCCGGCTGACCGACGGCGGTTACTACGCCGACCGCCGGCCGCACCGGCCGCGCCCCAAGGCGGCCGACCCGGCGCTGGCGGCCCGGCTCTGGACGGCCAGCGTCGAGGCCGTCGGCCTCGCCGGCTGA
- a CDS encoding DUF1330 domain-containing protein, whose amino-acid sequence MTTGNEVLLVALVDLSADADAGRRYEDAVLALLGRHGGRLERRLRTGDGETEVHVIRFAARDGLDAFLVDPERAALRAVLGDAAPSTRVLEVHDV is encoded by the coding sequence ATGACGACGGGGAACGAGGTCCTGCTGGTCGCGCTGGTCGACCTGAGCGCCGACGCCGACGCCGGCCGGCGCTACGAGGACGCGGTGCTGGCGCTGCTCGGCCGGCACGGCGGCCGGCTGGAGCGACGGTTGCGCACCGGGGACGGGGAGACCGAGGTGCACGTGATCCGGTTCGCCGCCCGCGACGGGCTCGACGCGTTCCTGGTCGACCCGGAGCGCGCCGCGTTGCGGGCCGTGCTGGGCGACGCCGCCCCCAGCACGCGCGTGCTGGAGGTCCACGACGTCTGA
- a CDS encoding APC family permease, which yields MEAERDGAEEPGTVVTPSAEFPPLGTEERAALGRIGTRWHVPREAGDLPVDPTLGRRGRRPRPTRFGRLAPIDLFTVAQPDEVVATGPAYLPGNRAGRAATRLRRTLIGPPLASSSVLYERMRKLVALPVLSSDLLSSVAYGPEAMLAVLVLAGGAALGLALPLAALLAVLMVAVGLSYRQTIPAYPHGAGSYIVAGDNLGRTAGLAAAAGLMLDYVLTVSVSVAAGVHAVTSALPAFTRWTVPLGVLVIAVLLAGNLRGVRTAGNIFVLPTYAFVVVVLAVLAVGYAKAAARGFAPVPPPAVPAAEGLGLLLVLRAFSSGAVSMTGIEAVSNAVPAFRPTEWRNARTTLGWMVAMLVTLFAGLVGLIHLDGLVPRGDETLLSQLGRVTFPTGPGYAILQATTALILLLAANTAFNDFPRLLFFMARDGHAPRRFLHMGDRLAFSNGLVALALAAVAVFVAFGGHTQTLIPLYAVGVFLAFTLSQAGMVVHWRRRRGRGWRRRLAVNAVGATLSGLVLVTAAVAKFAEGAWVVVVAVPLLVLLFRRIHRHYATLHRALALHPPPSAGPPGPAGSAEGEELPQQVRHLVIVPVARLNRASLRALAYAASLGRPTLAVHIAPEEPEADRFRDQWRAWGDHLRLETIVSPYRSVIGPLAHYLEALHAARPELTLTVIVPEVVLRRRRHRLLHSRAEQRLRAALRALPGVVVTSVPVHVSQ from the coding sequence GTGGAGGCAGAGCGGGACGGCGCGGAGGAGCCGGGCACCGTGGTCACGCCGTCGGCCGAGTTCCCGCCGCTCGGCACCGAGGAGCGGGCCGCGCTCGGCCGGATCGGCACGCGCTGGCACGTCCCCCGCGAGGCCGGCGACCTGCCCGTCGACCCGACGCTCGGCCGGCGCGGGCGCCGGCCCCGGCCCACCCGGTTCGGGCGGTTGGCCCCGATCGACCTGTTCACCGTGGCGCAGCCGGACGAGGTGGTCGCCACCGGGCCGGCGTACCTGCCCGGCAACCGGGCCGGCCGGGCGGCCACCCGGCTGCGCCGGACCCTGATCGGCCCGCCGCTGGCCAGCAGCTCGGTGCTCTACGAGCGGATGCGCAAGCTGGTCGCGCTGCCGGTGCTCTCCTCGGACCTGCTCAGCTCCGTCGCGTACGGGCCGGAGGCGATGCTCGCCGTGCTGGTGCTGGCCGGCGGCGCCGCGCTCGGGCTGGCGCTGCCGCTGGCCGCGCTGCTGGCGGTGCTGATGGTCGCGGTCGGGCTCTCCTACCGGCAGACCATCCCGGCCTATCCGCACGGCGCCGGGTCGTACATCGTGGCCGGGGACAACCTCGGGCGTACGGCGGGACTGGCCGCCGCGGCCGGGCTGATGCTCGACTACGTGCTGACCGTGTCGGTGTCGGTGGCCGCCGGCGTGCACGCGGTCACCTCGGCGCTGCCGGCGTTCACCAGGTGGACCGTGCCGCTCGGGGTGCTGGTGATCGCCGTACTGCTCGCCGGCAACCTGCGCGGCGTACGCACCGCCGGCAACATCTTCGTACTGCCCACGTACGCGTTCGTGGTGGTGGTCCTCGCGGTGCTGGCGGTCGGCTACGCGAAGGCCGCGGCGCGGGGCTTCGCGCCGGTGCCGCCGCCGGCGGTGCCGGCCGCGGAGGGGCTGGGGCTGCTGCTGGTCCTGCGCGCCTTCTCCTCCGGCGCGGTGTCGATGACCGGCATCGAGGCGGTCTCCAACGCGGTGCCCGCGTTCCGCCCGACGGAGTGGCGCAACGCCCGCACCACGCTGGGCTGGATGGTCGCCATGCTGGTCACGCTCTTCGCCGGTCTGGTCGGGCTGATCCACCTCGACGGCCTGGTGCCCCGGGGGGACGAGACGTTGCTGTCCCAACTCGGCCGCGTCACGTTCCCCACCGGCCCCGGGTACGCGATCCTCCAGGCCACCACCGCGCTGATCCTGCTGCTGGCCGCGAACACCGCGTTCAACGACTTCCCCCGGCTGTTGTTCTTCATGGCCCGGGACGGTCACGCGCCGCGCCGCTTCCTGCACATGGGTGACCGGCTGGCGTTCAGCAACGGGCTGGTCGCGCTCGCGCTCGCCGCGGTGGCGGTCTTCGTCGCGTTCGGTGGGCACACCCAGACGCTGATCCCGCTCTACGCGGTCGGCGTCTTCCTCGCGTTCACGCTGTCGCAGGCCGGGATGGTGGTGCACTGGCGACGCCGGCGCGGGCGGGGCTGGCGTCGCCGGCTCGCGGTGAACGCCGTCGGCGCGACGCTCTCCGGGCTGGTGCTGGTGACCGCCGCGGTCGCCAAGTTCGCCGAGGGCGCCTGGGTGGTGGTGGTCGCGGTGCCGCTGCTGGTGCTGCTGTTCCGCCGGATCCACCGGCACTACGCCACGCTGCACCGCGCGCTGGCGCTGCATCCGCCCCCGTCCGCCGGGCCGCCGGGCCCGGCCGGGTCCGCCGAGGGCGAGGAACTGCCACAGCAGGTACGCCACCTGGTCATCGTGCCGGTGGCCCGGCTGAACCGGGCGTCGCTGCGGGCGCTGGCGTACGCGGCCTCGCTGGGCCGGCCGACGCTGGCCGTGCACATCGCGCCGGAGGAGCCCGAGGCGGACCGGTTCCGGGACCAGTGGCGGGCCTGGGGCGACCACCTGCGGCTGGAGACGATCGTGTCGCCGTACCGGTCGGTGATCGGGCCGCTGGCGCACTACCTGGAGGCGCTGCACGCCGCGCGCCCGGAGCTGACGCTCACCGTGATCGTGCCGGAGGTGGTGCTGCGCCGGCGTCGGCACCGGTTGCTGCACAGCCGCGCCGAGCAGCGGCTGCGCGCCGCGCTGCGGGCGCTGCCCGGCGTGGTGGTGACGAGCGTCCCGGTGCACGTGTCGCAGTGA
- a CDS encoding HAD family hydrolase, producing MRVFHAVLFDFFGTLTHSVRRGAAHHAIAEQLGCSTEALVEVLDRSYYERASGFFGNAESTMRWVCAQVGVRPSDAAVRAAVASRHRAVRADTRLRVEAVPVLAALRGRGVRTGLVSDCTHELPAFLPQLAVAPLLDTGVFSVRLGRCKPDPALYLAACHRLGRAPADCLYVGDGGSQELSGAERAGLRAVRLAAPDLAGHLVFNADHGWDGPVLTSLTGVLDLLGPVAVG from the coding sequence ATGCGCGTGTTCCACGCGGTGCTGTTCGACTTCTTCGGCACCCTGACCCACAGCGTCCGGCGCGGAGCCGCCCACCACGCCATCGCGGAGCAGCTCGGCTGTTCCACCGAGGCCCTGGTCGAGGTGCTCGACCGCAGCTACTACGAGCGCGCCAGCGGGTTCTTCGGCAACGCCGAGTCGACCATGCGGTGGGTCTGCGCCCAGGTCGGCGTACGCCCCTCGGACGCGGCGGTACGCGCCGCCGTCGCCTCGCGGCACCGGGCCGTCCGGGCCGACACCCGGCTGCGCGTGGAGGCGGTGCCGGTGCTGGCCGCGCTGCGCGGCCGGGGCGTACGCACCGGGCTGGTCAGCGACTGCACCCACGAGTTGCCGGCGTTCCTGCCCCAGCTCGCGGTCGCGCCGCTGCTCGACACCGGGGTCTTCTCGGTACGGCTCGGTCGCTGCAAACCCGACCCGGCGCTCTACCTGGCCGCCTGCCACCGGCTCGGCCGCGCCCCGGCCGACTGCCTCTACGTCGGCGACGGCGGCAGCCAGGAACTCAGCGGCGCGGAGCGGGCGGGGCTGCGCGCGGTCCGGCTCGCTGCTCCCGACCTCGCCGGCCACCTGGTCTTCAACGCCGACCACGGGTGGGACGGGCCGGTGCTGACCTCGCTCACCGGCGTGCTCGACCTGCTCGGTCCGGTCGCCGTCGGCTGA
- a CDS encoding DMT family transporter has protein sequence MIVAVHPAPHRPPLDAPTVGALALAVAAVSSSAPLVAFATAPALAIAFWRNALSVAVLGPVAVTRRRAELRALLVGPSRREGLYCVLSGVALAAHFATWMPSAKLTSVAAATALGATQPVWQGLIARWQGRRLPAAVWAGIAVAVLGAVLATGADFAVSGRAFAGDLLAVTGGLFAAVYTALGERARASISTTGYTTVCYGVCALVLLVVCLVGGVPLHGWDGGTWLAVLGLVAGAQLLGHSMFNYALHRVSATTVSVLILLEAPGAALIGWVWLGQLPRPLALPGLALLLVGVAVVVLGGARAGRRTEPVPVPVDPTPLGD, from the coding sequence ATGATCGTAGCCGTGCACCCCGCTCCACACCGCCCGCCGCTCGACGCGCCGACCGTCGGCGCGCTCGCGCTGGCCGTCGCCGCCGTCTCGTCCTCCGCGCCGCTGGTGGCGTTCGCCACCGCGCCGGCCCTGGCCATCGCGTTCTGGCGCAACGCGCTGTCGGTGGCGGTGCTCGGTCCGGTCGCGGTGACCCGTCGACGGGCCGAACTCCGGGCGCTCCTGGTCGGGCCGAGCCGTCGGGAGGGGCTGTACTGCGTACTCTCCGGGGTGGCGCTGGCCGCCCACTTCGCCACCTGGATGCCGAGCGCGAAGCTCACCTCGGTCGCGGCAGCGACCGCGTTGGGCGCGACGCAGCCGGTGTGGCAGGGGTTGATCGCCCGCTGGCAGGGACGCCGGCTGCCGGCCGCGGTCTGGGCCGGCATCGCGGTGGCGGTGCTCGGCGCGGTGCTCGCCACCGGCGCCGACTTCGCCGTCTCGGGCCGGGCCTTCGCCGGCGACCTGCTGGCCGTGACCGGCGGCTTGTTCGCGGCCGTCTACACCGCCCTCGGCGAGCGGGCCCGGGCGAGCATCAGCACCACCGGCTACACCACCGTCTGTTACGGCGTCTGCGCGCTGGTCCTGCTGGTGGTCTGCCTGGTCGGCGGCGTACCCCTGCACGGCTGGGACGGCGGGACGTGGCTGGCCGTCCTCGGCCTGGTGGCCGGTGCCCAACTCCTCGGGCACTCGATGTTCAACTACGCGCTGCACCGGGTCTCCGCCACCACGGTCAGCGTGCTGATCCTGCTGGAGGCGCCGGGCGCGGCGCTGATCGGCTGGGTCTGGCTGGGGCAGCTACCCCGGCCGCTCGCCCTGCCCGGGCTGGCGCTGCTGCTGGTCGGCGTCGCCGTGGTCGTGCTCGGCGGCGCGCGGGCCGGCCGGCGCACCGAGCCGGTGCCCGTGCCCGTCGACCCCACGCCGCTGGGCGACTGA
- a CDS encoding PhzF family phenazine biosynthesis protein, whose protein sequence is MSTLAYEIVDVFTDRPFAGNPLAVVFGAEGLATEQMQALALEFNLSETVFVLAPTQAGATYRARIFTPTDELPFAGHPSVGAAVTAGRRGLFELGRVTQECGAGVLPIEVTATGATLTGGTPTLGPELDPEPLLEIAGLTAADHAGPPPRVAGCGLEFPYLPVRPDAVARARLNTAAAERYGVEHVSLFSWDPESQTAHARVFVPGIGVPEDPATGSAALGLGVWLVASGLLPGEGRTSYAVRQGIEIHRPSSLACTVTAASGTAVGATVSGQVMPVARGEIAVPPFIG, encoded by the coding sequence ATGTCGACCTTGGCCTACGAGATCGTGGACGTCTTCACCGACCGCCCGTTCGCCGGCAACCCGCTGGCCGTGGTGTTCGGCGCGGAAGGGCTGGCCACCGAGCAGATGCAGGCGCTCGCGCTGGAGTTCAACCTGTCCGAGACGGTCTTCGTGCTGGCACCCACTCAGGCCGGTGCGACCTACCGGGCCCGCATCTTCACCCCGACCGACGAGCTGCCGTTCGCCGGGCACCCGAGCGTGGGCGCCGCGGTGACCGCCGGCCGGCGCGGCCTCTTCGAGTTGGGCCGGGTCACCCAGGAGTGCGGCGCCGGCGTGCTGCCGATCGAGGTGACCGCGACCGGCGCGACGCTGACCGGCGGCACCCCGACGCTCGGCCCGGAACTCGACCCGGAGCCGCTGCTGGAGATCGCCGGCCTCACCGCGGCCGACCACGCCGGCCCGCCGCCGCGCGTCGCCGGGTGCGGCCTGGAATTCCCCTACCTCCCGGTACGTCCCGACGCGGTGGCCCGGGCGCGGCTGAACACGGCGGCTGCGGAGCGGTACGGCGTCGAGCACGTCAGTCTCTTCTCCTGGGACCCGGAGTCGCAAACCGCGCACGCCCGGGTCTTCGTGCCCGGGATCGGCGTCCCGGAGGACCCGGCCACCGGCTCGGCCGCGCTCGGGCTGGGCGTCTGGCTGGTCGCCAGCGGCCTGCTGCCGGGCGAGGGCCGGACGTCGTACGCGGTGCGCCAGGGCATCGAGATCCACCGGCCCTCGTCGCTGGCCTGCACCGTGACCGCGGCCAGCGGGACGGCGGTCGGCGCGACCGTCTCCGGTCAGGTGATGCCGGTGGCCCGTGGCGAGATCGCCGTCCCGCCGTTCATCGGCTGA
- a CDS encoding magnesium transporter MgtE N-terminal domain-containing protein — translation MSTPNRVYIARLAGVAVFDPNGDQVGRVRDAVARMRPTQRPPEVVGLVAEMPMRRRIFLSINRITSIDPDAVVLGSGTLNLRRFEKRPNELLVLQELLDRRVQLEGGQAGSVVDVAMEHSRGGEWALTRVAVREQTGRLTRRGHLHQVEWDRVRGLGAVGDNNRGTANLLAVLEDMRPADLANALQDLPDARRNEVAAALDDERLADVLSELPERDQVEILAALDRERAADVLEEMDPDDAADLLNELPPPEQDVLLDLMEPDEADPVRQLLRYASGTAGSVMTSEPVILPPDATVAEALARIREVQLSPAVAAQVFVTRAPLTTPTGRYLGMVHFQRLLREPPADLLGGIVVNDIDPLRTSTPLTEITRRMATYDMVGMPVVDRSNRLVGAVTVDDVLDHSLPRDWRDRDAAPTPSATDDGTVDDE, via the coding sequence GTGAGCACGCCGAACCGGGTCTACATCGCTCGACTCGCCGGAGTCGCCGTCTTCGACCCGAACGGCGACCAGGTGGGCCGCGTCCGCGACGCGGTCGCCCGGATGCGTCCGACCCAACGACCGCCTGAGGTGGTGGGGCTGGTCGCCGAGATGCCAATGCGGCGCCGCATCTTCCTCTCCATCAACCGGATCACCTCGATCGACCCGGACGCCGTGGTGCTCGGCAGCGGCACGCTCAACCTGCGCCGGTTCGAGAAGCGACCGAATGAGCTGCTGGTGCTCCAGGAACTGCTCGACCGGCGGGTCCAGCTCGAGGGCGGGCAGGCCGGCTCGGTGGTGGACGTCGCCATGGAGCACAGCCGCGGCGGCGAGTGGGCGCTGACCCGGGTCGCCGTCCGCGAGCAGACCGGCCGGCTCACCCGCCGCGGCCACCTGCACCAGGTCGAGTGGGACCGGGTCCGCGGCCTCGGCGCGGTGGGCGACAACAACCGGGGTACGGCCAACCTGCTCGCCGTGCTGGAGGACATGCGCCCGGCCGACCTGGCCAACGCGCTCCAGGACCTGCCCGACGCCCGACGCAACGAGGTGGCCGCCGCGCTCGACGACGAGCGTCTCGCCGACGTGCTCAGCGAGCTGCCCGAGCGCGACCAGGTGGAGATCCTGGCCGCGCTGGACCGGGAACGGGCCGCCGACGTGCTGGAGGAGATGGATCCGGACGACGCCGCCGACCTGCTCAACGAGTTGCCCCCGCCGGAGCAGGACGTGCTGCTCGACCTGATGGAGCCGGACGAGGCCGACCCGGTGCGCCAGCTGTTGCGGTACGCCTCGGGCACCGCCGGCAGCGTGATGACCTCCGAGCCGGTGATCCTGCCACCGGACGCCACCGTCGCCGAGGCCCTGGCCCGGATCCGGGAGGTGCAGCTCTCGCCCGCCGTGGCCGCGCAGGTCTTCGTGACCCGCGCGCCGTTGACCACGCCGACCGGGCGTTACCTGGGTATGGTTCACTTCCAGCGGTTGCTCCGCGAGCCCCCGGCCGACCTGCTCGGCGGGATCGTGGTCAACGACATCGACCCGCTCCGGACGTCCACCCCGCTGACCGAGATCACCCGCCGGATGGCCACCTACGACATGGTGGGCATGCCGGTGGTGGACCGGAGCAACCGGCTGGTCGGCGCCGTCACGGTGGACGACGTGCTGGACCATTCCCTGCCGCGCGACTGGCGGGACCGGGACGCGGCACCGACCCCGTCCGCCACCGACGACGGGACCGTGGACGATGAGTGA
- a CDS encoding DUF1003 domain-containing protein: MSEQRRGERLDQPRAPRGLHLPRIDADSFGRWAEGIARGMGTANFLVYMTLILAAWFLWNTLAPAHLRFDPYTFTFLTLVLSLQASYAAPLILLAQNRQADRDRVSLDEDRRRATMQKADTEYLAREIAALRIAMGEVATRDFLRSELTRLAEELDEAAERRRKLQRRQHERGQQDRGARRPPGGGPLDEPRDELDGDHAHDVRHQSPT, encoded by the coding sequence ATGAGTGAGCAGCGACGCGGCGAGCGGCTCGACCAGCCACGCGCCCCCCGGGGCCTGCACCTGCCCCGGATCGACGCGGATTCCTTCGGCCGTTGGGCCGAGGGCATCGCCCGGGGCATGGGCACGGCCAACTTCCTGGTCTACATGACGCTGATCCTGGCCGCCTGGTTCCTGTGGAACACGCTGGCCCCGGCGCACCTGCGGTTCGACCCGTACACGTTCACGTTCCTGACCCTGGTGCTCTCCCTCCAGGCCTCGTACGCCGCCCCGCTGATCCTGCTCGCGCAGAACCGGCAGGCGGACCGGGACCGGGTCTCGCTGGACGAGGACCGGCGGCGGGCCACCATGCAGAAGGCCGACACGGAATACCTGGCCCGGGAGATCGCCGCGCTACGGATCGCGATGGGGGAGGTGGCGACCCGGGACTTCCTCCGCTCCGAGCTGACCCGGCTGGCCGAGGAGCTGGACGAGGCGGCCGAGCGGCGGCGCAAGCTGCAACGGCGGCAGCACGAGCGGGGACAGCAGGACCGAGGGGCGCGGCGACCGCCCGGTGGCGGCCCGCTCGACGAGCCCCGCGACGAGCTCGACGGTGACCACGCCCACGACGTCCGCCACCAGAGCCCGACGTAG
- a CDS encoding P-loop NTPase: protein MSAPVSTVSDAIQAALATVNDPEIRRPITELGMVRSAERDDDGVVRVELLLTVAGCPLKDKLRTDITAAVGAVPGVSHVEIIFGVMSPEQRQELQSKLRGGGTAEPVIPFAQPGSRTRVYAVASGKGGVGKSSVTVNLAAALAARGLSVGVVDADIYGHSVPRMLGADGAPTRVEDMIMPPQSHGVKVISIGMFTPGNAAVVWRGPMLHRALQQFLADVYWGDLDVLLLDLPPGTGDIAISVAQLLPNAEILVVTTPQAAAAEVAERAGAIALQTHQRVVGVIENMSWLELPDGSRMEVFGAGGGAAVAESLTRTIGAQVPVLGQIPMDTRVREGGDAGQPIVLTQPDAPAAKAMFEVADRLAVRRESLLGKPLGLKPAGR from the coding sequence ATGTCAGCACCCGTCAGCACCGTCTCCGACGCGATCCAGGCCGCGCTGGCCACCGTCAACGACCCGGAGATCCGCCGGCCGATCACCGAACTCGGCATGGTCCGCTCCGCGGAGCGGGACGACGACGGCGTGGTGCGGGTGGAGCTGCTGCTCACCGTGGCCGGCTGCCCGCTGAAGGACAAGCTGCGTACCGACATCACCGCCGCGGTCGGGGCGGTGCCCGGGGTGAGCCACGTCGAGATCATCTTCGGGGTGATGAGCCCGGAGCAGCGCCAGGAGTTGCAGTCGAAGCTGCGCGGCGGTGGCACCGCCGAGCCGGTGATCCCGTTCGCCCAGCCCGGCTCGCGGACCCGCGTCTACGCGGTGGCCAGCGGCAAGGGCGGCGTCGGCAAGTCCAGCGTCACGGTCAACCTGGCCGCCGCGCTGGCCGCCCGCGGCCTGTCGGTCGGCGTGGTGGACGCCGACATCTACGGCCACTCGGTGCCGCGCATGCTCGGCGCCGACGGCGCGCCGACCCGGGTCGAGGACATGATCATGCCGCCGCAGTCGCACGGCGTGAAGGTCATCTCGATCGGCATGTTCACCCCCGGCAACGCGGCGGTGGTCTGGCGCGGCCCGATGCTGCACCGCGCGCTCCAGCAGTTCCTCGCCGACGTCTACTGGGGCGACCTGGACGTCCTCCTGCTCGACCTGCCGCCGGGCACCGGCGACATCGCGATCTCGGTGGCCCAACTGCTGCCGAACGCGGAGATCCTGGTGGTCACCACCCCGCAGGCAGCCGCCGCCGAGGTGGCCGAGCGGGCCGGCGCCATCGCGTTGCAGACCCACCAGCGGGTGGTCGGTGTGATCGAGAACATGTCCTGGCTCGAACTGCCGGACGGTTCCCGGATGGAGGTCTTCGGTGCCGGCGGCGGTGCCGCGGTGGCCGAGTCGCTGACCCGGACCATCGGCGCGCAGGTGCCGGTGCTGGGGCAGATCCCGATGGACACCCGGGTCCGCGAGGGCGGCGACGCCGGCCAGCCGATCGTGCTGACCCAGCCGGACGCGCCGGCCGCGAAGGCCATGTTCGAGGTGGCCGACCGGCTCGCCGTACGCCGCGAGTCCCTGCTCGGCAAGCCGCTCGGCCTCAAGCCCGCCGGCCGCTGA